A region of Flavobacterium album DNA encodes the following proteins:
- a CDS encoding RNA polymerase sigma factor gives MEKPEKQDICDKIFFSAFFKAQAQALRNFLYFRFGDKDLAEDITQEAFIKLWQNCAEVRYPKSFLYTVAKNSAINHTAYQKVVFNYAENNPGRTTDNQSPEYLMEENEFRQKFENAIAGLTEGQRTALLLNRIEGKKYKEIAEMLGISVKAVEKRIHGALVALSEKIENFR, from the coding sequence ATGGAAAAGCCTGAAAAACAAGACATTTGTGACAAAATATTTTTTTCGGCTTTTTTTAAGGCGCAGGCACAAGCCTTGCGGAATTTCCTTTACTTCAGGTTTGGCGATAAGGACCTCGCCGAAGATATCACACAGGAAGCGTTCATAAAATTGTGGCAAAACTGTGCCGAGGTGCGCTACCCAAAATCGTTTTTATATACCGTTGCAAAAAACAGTGCCATTAACCATACGGCCTACCAGAAAGTTGTTTTTAATTATGCCGAAAACAATCCGGGGAGGACTACCGATAACCAGAGCCCGGAATACCTGATGGAGGAAAATGAATTCCGCCAAAAGTTTGAAAATGCCATTGCAGGTCTCACAGAAGGCCAGCGCACTGCCCTGCTGCTGAACCGGATAGAAGGTAAAAAATATAAAGAAATAGCCGAAATGCTGGGTATAAGCGTAAAAGCCGTTGAAAAGCGGATACACGGTGCATTGGTAGCATTAAGCGAAAAAATTGAGAATTTCAGGTAG
- a CDS encoding acetyl-CoA hydrolase/transferase family protein, with protein MPRYTTAEEAVKIIQSNQRVYVQAAAATPYFLTKALSERAPELRNVELCHLHTEGEAHYADPALSDSFHVNSFFIGKNVRHTLAAGNGSYTPVFLSELPNLFRRNIISLDVAFIHVSPPDAHGYCSLGVSVEATLAAIQNAKTVIAQVNPQMPRTFGDGIIHVSQMDYLVEVDTPVFSHGQDAISETENRIGQYVASLIDDRSTLQMGIGSIPNAALSNLKNHKDLGLHTEMFSDGVIDLIEQGVINCKYKGVIKGRALATFLIGSQRLYDFVNDNPFVEMRESSFVNDTAQIRRNPKMVAINSAIEVDMTGQVCADSIGMKMYSGVGGQMDFIRGASLSEGGKAIIALPSVTKNGASRIVPFLKQGAGVVTTRAHAHYIITEYGIADLYGKTLKQRNKALVEIAHPDHRETIERSFHEGAKAGIKRVILP; from the coding sequence ATGCCACGATATACTACAGCGGAAGAAGCCGTTAAAATAATACAATCCAACCAAAGGGTGTATGTACAGGCCGCTGCCGCAACACCCTACTTCCTTACCAAAGCGCTTAGTGAAAGAGCACCGGAGCTGCGCAATGTAGAGCTGTGCCACCTGCACACCGAGGGTGAAGCCCACTATGCCGACCCTGCACTTTCCGATAGCTTTCATGTCAATTCATTTTTCATAGGAAAGAATGTACGCCATACACTGGCAGCAGGAAACGGCTCCTATACCCCGGTATTCCTTAGCGAATTGCCCAACCTGTTCCGCCGCAATATTATCAGCCTGGATGTGGCCTTTATACACGTATCGCCACCCGATGCCCACGGCTACTGTTCTTTGGGTGTATCTGTAGAAGCAACGCTTGCCGCCATACAGAATGCCAAAACAGTCATCGCACAGGTTAATCCGCAGATGCCAAGAACCTTTGGCGATGGCATAATCCATGTATCGCAAATGGATTACCTTGTGGAAGTGGACACGCCTGTATTTTCGCACGGCCAGGATGCAATTTCCGAAACCGAGAACAGGATCGGGCAGTATGTAGCCTCGCTCATCGATGACCGGAGCACACTGCAAATGGGTATTGGTTCCATACCCAATGCTGCGCTGTCCAACCTAAAAAACCACAAAGACCTTGGCCTGCATACCGAAATGTTCTCTGATGGGGTGATCGACCTTATTGAGCAGGGTGTTATCAACTGCAAATACAAAGGCGTAATAAAAGGCCGGGCATTAGCAACATTCCTTATCGGGTCGCAAAGGCTGTACGATTTCGTAAACGACAACCCCTTTGTGGAGATGCGGGAATCATCTTTCGTAAATGATACTGCACAAATCCGCCGCAACCCAAAAATGGTTGCCATCAATTCGGCCATTGAGGTGGATATGACAGGACAGGTGTGCGCCGATTCCATTGGTATGAAAATGTATTCCGGTGTGGGGGGCCAGATGGACTTTATCAGAGGTGCATCGTTAAGCGAAGGCGGAAAAGCTATCATTGCGTTGCCTTCGGTAACTAAAAACGGGGCCAGCAGGATCGTGCCTTTCCTCAAGCAGGGTGCCGGGGTAGTTACAACGCGCGCCCACGCACACTATATCATTACCGAATACGGCATTGCCGACCTGTACGGAAAAACCCTCAAGCAGCGCAACAAGGCGTTGGTAGAAATTGCGCATCCTGACCATAGGGAAACCATCGAAAGAAGTTTTCATGAAGGTGCAAAAGCGGGAATTAAGAGAGTGATTTTACCATAA
- a CDS encoding T9SS type A sorting domain-containing protein, translating into MMKRITLPLFLACLSQLGIAQCDQAFTVPYTSTFENATVPALPDCMTTTYFAFASSEVFESIAGPVSGFSGKLLAYDTYTGSQGGGAMQPTIGADLYTNEVHLVQGVQYVVSYRYGNSDATKTIGRFGVQLQQPGASYYDDLATHLSITGATPVTHTTEAFTVPETGDYWIHFDVQSFENQGLFYIDDISLTVQGSMGVGENLLSAVSAFPNPVSDRLSVSNPTQIDKIEMYTLTGQMLCSEAVNAMNHTIDMSSLSSGMYMLHIYSGSRVEKMKVYKK; encoded by the coding sequence ATGATGAAAAGAATTACTTTACCCTTATTTCTTGCATGCCTTTCGCAACTGGGGATCGCCCAGTGCGACCAGGCTTTTACGGTGCCTTATACAAGCACATTTGAAAATGCGACAGTTCCCGCCTTGCCGGATTGTATGACCACTACCTATTTTGCCTTTGCCTCAAGCGAAGTGTTCGAAAGTATTGCAGGGCCGGTTTCCGGTTTCAGTGGCAAGCTTCTGGCCTATGATACCTACACAGGTTCGCAGGGAGGCGGCGCGATGCAGCCAACCATTGGTGCGGATCTCTATACCAACGAGGTACATTTGGTACAGGGTGTCCAGTATGTAGTTTCTTATCGGTATGGTAACAGCGATGCGACAAAAACCATTGGCCGTTTTGGGGTGCAGCTGCAGCAGCCGGGCGCCAGTTATTATGACGACCTCGCTACCCACCTAAGCATTACCGGCGCAACACCTGTAACCCATACTACCGAGGCTTTTACGGTACCTGAAACGGGTGATTATTGGATACATTTCGATGTGCAGTCTTTCGAAAACCAGGGGTTATTTTATATTGATGATATCAGCCTGACTGTGCAAGGCAGCATGGGAGTGGGGGAGAACCTGCTTTCCGCGGTATCGGCTTTTCCAAATCCTGTATCGGACAGGCTGTCCGTAAGCAATCCAACCCAAATAGACAAGATTGAAATGTACACCCTTACCGGCCAAATGCTGTGCAGTGAAGCTGTAAACGCTATGAACCACACAATAGATATGAGCAGCCTTTCATCCGGAATGTACATGCTCCACATCTATTCTGGCAGCCGTGTTGAAAAAATGAAAGTATATAAAAAATAA
- the ccoS gene encoding cbb3-type cytochrome oxidase assembly protein CcoS has product MSVIYLLITISIIVAVLFLYAFIKAVRQGQFDDSYTPSVRVLFDDELKKQENKPQNQNNA; this is encoded by the coding sequence ATGAGCGTAATCTATTTATTGATCACCATCAGTATCATTGTCGCGGTCCTCTTCCTGTACGCCTTTATAAAGGCGGTAAGGCAGGGACAGTTTGACGACAGTTACACGCCGTCTGTCAGGGTTTTGTTTGACGACGAGCTAAAGAAGCAAGAAAACAAACCACAAAATCAAAATAACGCCTGA
- a CDS encoding gliding motility-associated C-terminal domain-containing protein codes for MKKIYVLMLAILTQAVFAQKETNIWYFGLFAGVDFNSGEPVALYDGQIDTSEGSSCIADAQGNLLFYTDGVTVYNRQHQVMENGTGLMGNTSSTQGVLITGGPGSATKYYIFTVGAVENPVGLNYSEVNMAANGGLGAVTANKNINLLDSTTEGITATLHENGEDIWIVVHGYPGDVVYSFLLTENGINEPVVSNVGPFFQNTLHWNDPYFEPGAMKLSADGSRLAVASQAGGVFLCDYDKVTGEATNALQLENGAMEGPYGVEFSLSGNVLYTARTGKLRQYNLLAADIATSGTVVYEDPYFTLGALQLASNGKIYKPDGLSESLSVIHNPEVLGTGCNFEWGSVYLGSQRFAELGLPTAIASYFVGPDIEAQHFCAGSETAFSVVWNRSPQEANWDFGDGTSSAGNTAVHTYTAAGTYTVKVTLKRNGFTWEIEKQVIINAIPQFSLPEVLATCDPQNEVIQLTPENFDISAASFQWFFNDAPLEAITPTLQPSGFGVYKVTVAVNGCENTRTIHIIEKPAFGVTVAESCNNGSFTLEALPLEGSFDPATAAFSWEGPDSFAANAGKVFIAKPGEYSVAVETQEGCRGSMVYNVVSANCNIQRGISPNLDGRNDYFDLAGFDIEELSVFNRYGLKVYNRKHYTTEWSGQSDNGEALPDGTYYYVIKTVAGQPKTGWVYINREEH; via the coding sequence ATGAAAAAGATATATGTGCTAATGCTGGCCATTCTTACCCAGGCTGTCTTTGCCCAGAAAGAAACTAATATATGGTATTTTGGGCTATTTGCAGGGGTAGATTTTAATAGTGGGGAACCGGTAGCTTTATACGATGGGCAGATTGATACCAGCGAAGGCTCCTCCTGCATTGCCGACGCACAGGGCAACCTGCTGTTCTATACCGATGGGGTAACGGTTTATAACAGGCAGCACCAGGTTATGGAAAACGGCACCGGCCTTATGGGAAACACCTCCAGCACGCAGGGAGTACTGATAACAGGCGGCCCGGGCAGTGCGACAAAATACTATATTTTCACAGTAGGCGCTGTAGAAAATCCTGTCGGGCTAAACTATTCGGAAGTGAACATGGCTGCGAACGGCGGGCTGGGTGCGGTGACGGCAAACAAGAACATAAACCTCCTGGATAGCACTACCGAGGGCATCACGGCGACTTTGCATGAAAACGGCGAAGATATATGGATAGTGGTCCACGGGTATCCGGGTGATGTTGTTTACTCGTTCCTGCTAACCGAAAATGGTATCAATGAGCCTGTTGTGAGCAATGTAGGACCCTTTTTTCAAAATACGCTGCATTGGAACGATCCGTATTTTGAGCCGGGCGCAATGAAGCTATCGGCAGACGGCTCAAGGCTGGCGGTTGCAAGCCAGGCAGGGGGCGTGTTCCTATGTGATTATGATAAGGTTACAGGAGAAGCAACAAACGCCCTGCAACTGGAAAATGGAGCAATGGAAGGGCCTTATGGTGTTGAATTTTCGCTTTCGGGCAATGTATTATATACGGCACGTACGGGCAAGCTCCGGCAGTACAACCTGCTTGCTGCCGATATTGCCACATCGGGAACGGTTGTATACGAAGATCCTTATTTTACGCTTGGTGCACTGCAATTAGCAAGTAATGGAAAGATCTATAAACCCGATGGCCTTTCGGAAAGCCTTAGCGTTATCCACAACCCTGAGGTTTTAGGCACCGGGTGCAATTTCGAATGGGGCAGCGTATACCTTGGCAGCCAACGGTTTGCCGAGCTTGGCCTGCCCACCGCAATAGCTTCTTATTTTGTAGGCCCTGATATTGAAGCACAGCATTTTTGTGCAGGCTCCGAAACCGCTTTTTCAGTAGTGTGGAACCGAAGCCCTCAGGAAGCCAACTGGGATTTTGGCGACGGTACCTCGTCTGCAGGTAATACTGCGGTACATACTTATACAGCTGCGGGTACTTATACTGTAAAAGTTACCCTCAAACGCAACGGCTTCACCTGGGAAATAGAAAAACAGGTTATCATTAACGCCATTCCCCAATTTTCGTTGCCAGAAGTGCTTGCCACCTGCGATCCCCAAAACGAGGTGATCCAATTAACACCCGAAAATTTTGACATATCGGCGGCATCGTTCCAATGGTTTTTTAACGATGCCCCGCTTGAGGCAATCACACCAACATTGCAGCCTTCAGGTTTTGGGGTTTATAAAGTAACCGTGGCCGTAAATGGCTGTGAAAACACCCGCACCATCCATATAATAGAAAAGCCTGCTTTTGGTGTTACTGTTGCTGAGTCCTGCAATAATGGGAGTTTCACTCTGGAGGCGTTGCCGTTGGAAGGATCTTTTGACCCGGCCACAGCTGCTTTTTCATGGGAAGGTCCTGATAGTTTTGCTGCAAATGCAGGAAAAGTTTTTATTGCTAAGCCCGGTGAATACAGTGTAGCTGTTGAAACACAAGAAGGATGCCGCGGCAGTATGGTTTATAATGTGGTTTCGGCCAATTGCAATATCCAGAGGGGAATATCGCCGAACCTTGATGGGAGGAACGATTATTTCGACCTGGCAGGTTTCGATATAGAAGAGCTAAGCGTTTTTAACCGTTACGGGCTTAAAGTATACAACAGGAAGCATTATACTACAGAATGGTCAGGCCAGTCGGACAACGGCGAAGCGCTTCCCGACGGTACTTATTATTATGTTATAAAGACAGTTGCCGGTCAGCCGAAAACCGGATGGGTATACATAAACAGGGAAGAGCATTGA
- a CDS encoding FecR family protein, protein MKDDTLLARWLAGELEAEELAALENDPRYATFLRIKNNFEQIERPRFEGGPMLEDILQLEKNPARVVPLYRKSWFQTVAASIVLILGFAFIFTRPDKMETANGKTLAFTLPDNSAVVLNSGSESSYSSWNWDNNRNISLDGEAYFRVAKGKKFTVNTPLGTVTVMGTQFNVKAREGRLDVVCYEGKVRVGYNGKETILTPHHSVTVEGASVKDGVVSAGKPKWIDGELEFEYEKLSAVLGEIERKYDVEIRTDLNSGKTFSGTLPGNDIDGALQTLSRLYRLTIEKQGKTIILKSMDGKK, encoded by the coding sequence ATGAAAGACGACACACTACTTGCCCGTTGGCTTGCCGGTGAACTTGAAGCTGAGGAACTTGCCGCTTTGGAGAACGATCCGAGGTATGCTACTTTTTTGCGCATAAAAAATAATTTTGAGCAAATTGAAAGACCCCGGTTTGAAGGCGGACCCATGCTTGAAGATATCCTGCAGCTGGAGAAAAACCCTGCAAGGGTGGTGCCATTGTACCGCAAAAGCTGGTTCCAGACGGTGGCCGCATCTATAGTCCTGATTTTGGGGTTTGCTTTTATATTTACCAGGCCGGATAAGATGGAGACCGCCAATGGCAAAACCCTGGCTTTCACACTCCCTGATAATTCGGCTGTAGTGCTCAATTCCGGTTCTGAATCAAGTTATAGCAGTTGGAACTGGGATAACAACCGCAACATCAGCCTTGACGGTGAAGCGTATTTCAGGGTAGCCAAAGGGAAGAAGTTCACCGTAAATACACCCCTTGGCACAGTAACGGTAATGGGTACGCAATTCAATGTAAAAGCTCGGGAAGGCCGGCTCGACGTAGTTTGCTACGAAGGGAAAGTGCGCGTGGGATATAATGGAAAAGAGACCATACTTACCCCGCACCATTCGGTTACCGTTGAAGGCGCGTCAGTAAAAGACGGCGTTGTAAGCGCAGGCAAGCCTAAGTGGATAGATGGTGAGCTTGAATTTGAATATGAAAAACTGTCGGCCGTGTTAGGAGAGATCGAAAGGAAATATGATGTGGAGATCAGGACAGACCTCAACTCAGGCAAGACCTTCTCGGGCACCCTTCCGGGCAATGATATAGACGGGGCGCTGCAAACCCTTTCCCGCCTGTACCGCCTGACGATAGAAAAACAGGGTAAAACGATCATACTAAAGTCCATGGATGGCAAAAAATAA
- a CDS encoding T9SS type A sorting domain-containing protein yields MKKLLFITLFTITGLVSRAQIAPGSVAPDFMVTDLDGNTHSLSEYLAQGKTVIMDISATWCHYCWYYHESGALEDLYYTYGQAGSGDVVVLFVEGDGYTSIESLYGTNMPGDSGVTMGNWMEHSPYPVINNDNISSLYQINYFPTIFRICPNGIVSEIQQLNFEGLKEDISANCGTLTDLPNHGKAVMADFMVCDGGAGSPQISVTNYGTQNITAATIELRNGSDVLATKNYTGNIGTFDDAMITFDPVVIDPGADYQAVITSINGAVPGNAQTATDTFNVTETGEGYNNITVNVFTNFYAGEISWAIKNSAGTVVGSGGPYEHGNEDFFGGGGVDANTTKVHQITLPGNDTECYSVEFYSANGYGWMIGETPHGIDIVSGGEVIFSQRVANFGSALVTPAAFKTNGILSNPKQEAAQFKLYPNPTTGILNVMTTEAVDISIIDLTGKTVFTAKDINNGNTINLSSLQKGMYIARIKGESGESNEKIVVN; encoded by the coding sequence ATGAAAAAACTACTATTCATTACCCTGTTTACTATCACCGGCCTGGTATCCCGGGCACAGATCGCCCCGGGGAGCGTGGCGCCGGACTTTATGGTTACCGACCTCGACGGCAACACACATTCCCTTTCCGAATACCTCGCACAGGGCAAGACCGTCATTATGGATATTTCGGCAACATGGTGCCACTACTGCTGGTATTACCATGAGTCCGGCGCATTGGAAGACCTGTATTATACCTACGGGCAGGCCGGCTCAGGAGATGTGGTCGTGCTTTTTGTGGAAGGGGATGGCTACACCTCCATCGAATCGCTTTATGGTACGAACATGCCGGGAGACAGCGGCGTAACCATGGGCAACTGGATGGAGCATTCGCCCTATCCGGTCATTAATAACGACAATATATCGAGCCTTTACCAGATCAATTATTTCCCTACCATTTTCAGGATATGCCCTAACGGGATTGTGAGCGAGATACAGCAGCTTAATTTTGAAGGGCTTAAAGAGGACATCAGTGCAAACTGCGGCACGCTAACCGACCTTCCGAACCACGGCAAAGCTGTAATGGCCGACTTTATGGTATGTGATGGCGGAGCAGGATCACCGCAGATATCGGTAACAAATTACGGTACACAAAACATCACCGCTGCTACTATTGAATTGCGGAACGGATCGGATGTATTGGCAACAAAAAATTACACGGGGAATATTGGCACGTTTGATGATGCCATGATAACTTTCGATCCTGTTGTCATCGATCCGGGAGCTGACTATCAGGCGGTGATCACAAGCATCAATGGTGCAGTGCCCGGCAATGCGCAAACTGCAACGGATACCTTTAATGTTACTGAGACCGGCGAAGGGTATAACAACATCACTGTAAATGTGTTTACTAACTTTTATGCAGGCGAGATCTCCTGGGCCATAAAGAACAGTGCGGGTACAGTGGTAGGCTCCGGCGGGCCCTATGAACATGGCAATGAAGACTTTTTTGGCGGCGGCGGAGTTGATGCCAACACGACCAAGGTACACCAGATCACACTTCCGGGTAATGATACGGAATGCTATTCTGTCGAGTTTTATTCGGCTAATGGTTACGGCTGGATGATTGGCGAGACCCCGCACGGCATAGACATTGTATCCGGCGGAGAGGTGATATTCAGCCAGCGTGTTGCCAATTTCGGTTCGGCTCTGGTAACGCCCGCAGCCTTCAAGACCAATGGAATACTAAGCAATCCAAAACAGGAAGCGGCACAATTTAAATTATATCCCAATCCAACTACAGGCATTTTAAATGTTATGACCACCGAAGCCGTAGATATCAGTATAATCGACCTCACCGGAAAAACGGTTTTCACTGCTAAGGATATTAACAACGGCAATACCATAAATCTCAGTTCGCTGCAAAAGGGAATGTATATCGCACGTATTAAAGGCGAAAGCGGCGAGAGTAATGAAAAAATCGTGGTTAACTAG
- a CDS encoding heavy metal translocating P-type ATPase, whose product MDTQHCFHCGLDVVKKEEIVFDGKSFCCNGCKTVYEIFSLNGLTDYYSFERSPGATPQDIKGKYDFLDNEDIVKRLLEFEEENVHIISLYIPHIHCSSCIWILENLNKLNRAVSSSQVNFHEKRVRIIFDPSVASLRELVYLLNSIGYEPYISLDNYDNKPKSISRDLVYKLGVAFFCFGNIMLLSFPEYFEMEEYWLDNYRGFFRWLVFALALPSFLYSASGYYVSAWKSIRAGMLNIEVPIALGIIVMFVRSTVDIIFGYGQGFFDSLTGLVFFMLLGKLFQQKTYNFLSFERDFKSYFPIAVTKILADRSETSIPVYDVLAGDRLLIRNSELIPVDGILMSESALIDYSFVTGESVPVTKHSGDKVYAGGKQIGPVVEMEVLRSVSQSYLTQLWSNDVFSRKGDRDYKTMTDTISRYFTPLLLLIAVMSFSTWIFIDTQTAFNVFTAVLIVACPCALALSAPFTLGNVLRIMGNRKLYLKNATVVEQMAKIDTIVFDKTGTITTNKKSEIYFEGNAPDDKQLMYIRNVLRGSNHPLSRMLYDALPMTRTLPVEDFEEVTGKGISGVVDGIHIRIGSVSFVGYEEDNLMQTNVHIAINRNYMGKYVFDNQYREGLKELFAELQKKYSLKILSGDNAGERHVLEQLLPEGTEFHFNQKPEQKLAFIENLQKKGSSVMMIGDGLNDAGALAQSNVGIAISENVNVFSPACDGILDASQFRRLGYFMRLSKRTIRTIRMSFGLSLLYNVVGLSFAVTGRLMPLTAAIIMPLSTITIISFVTLMSNYYARRK is encoded by the coding sequence ATGGATACGCAACACTGTTTTCATTGCGGACTGGACGTTGTAAAAAAAGAGGAGATCGTCTTTGACGGGAAATCTTTTTGCTGCAACGGCTGTAAGACCGTATATGAGATTTTCAGCCTCAACGGGCTTACAGATTATTACAGCTTTGAGCGTTCGCCCGGAGCTACTCCGCAGGACATCAAAGGGAAATATGACTTTTTGGATAACGAGGATATCGTAAAAAGACTGCTGGAGTTTGAGGAAGAAAATGTACATATAATAAGCCTTTACATTCCCCACATCCATTGCAGTTCCTGCATCTGGATACTGGAAAACCTCAATAAGCTCAACAGGGCGGTGAGCAGCTCGCAGGTCAATTTCCACGAAAAACGGGTACGCATCATCTTCGACCCGTCCGTTGCCAGCCTGAGGGAACTAGTGTACCTGCTCAATTCTATTGGCTATGAGCCATACATCAGTCTTGATAATTACGATAATAAACCCAAAAGCATAAGCCGTGACCTTGTTTACAAGCTGGGCGTAGCGTTCTTTTGTTTTGGTAATATCATGCTGTTGTCCTTCCCGGAATATTTTGAGATGGAAGAATACTGGCTCGATAATTATCGCGGTTTTTTCCGTTGGCTGGTTTTTGCGCTGGCGCTGCCCTCCTTCCTGTATTCGGCGAGCGGGTATTATGTATCGGCCTGGAAGAGCATCAGGGCGGGAATGCTTAATATAGAAGTACCCATTGCATTGGGGATTATAGTCATGTTTGTCCGCAGTACGGTGGATATCATCTTCGGCTACGGACAGGGCTTTTTCGACAGCCTTACAGGATTGGTATTCTTTATGCTTTTAGGTAAACTCTTTCAGCAAAAAACCTATAATTTTCTCTCGTTCGAGCGTGATTTTAAATCCTATTTTCCGATCGCAGTAACCAAAATACTGGCTGACAGGAGTGAAACTTCCATCCCGGTTTATGATGTGTTGGCGGGTGACAGGCTGCTGATACGCAATAGCGAGCTTATTCCTGTAGACGGTATACTAATGAGTGAAAGCGCCCTGATCGATTACAGCTTTGTAACCGGCGAATCGGTGCCTGTAACCAAGCATTCAGGCGATAAGGTCTATGCCGGCGGCAAGCAGATAGGCCCCGTGGTGGAGATGGAGGTATTGCGGTCGGTATCGCAAAGCTACCTTACACAGCTGTGGAGCAACGATGTGTTTTCCCGAAAAGGCGACAGGGATTATAAAACAATGACCGATACGATCAGCCGGTATTTTACGCCGCTGCTGCTGCTCATAGCGGTGATGTCCTTCAGTACCTGGATATTTATAGATACACAAACCGCATTTAATGTGTTTACCGCTGTGCTCATTGTGGCCTGTCCGTGCGCACTTGCCCTCAGCGCGCCTTTTACACTGGGTAATGTGCTCAGGATAATGGGCAACCGCAAGCTGTACCTCAAAAACGCCACCGTGGTAGAGCAGATGGCAAAAATAGACACCATAGTATTTGACAAAACCGGGACGATAACTACCAATAAGAAATCGGAGATCTATTTTGAGGGTAACGCGCCCGATGATAAGCAGCTTATGTATATAAGGAATGTACTGCGCGGCTCCAACCACCCGCTTAGCAGGATGCTGTATGATGCGCTGCCTATGACACGCACGCTCCCTGTTGAAGATTTTGAGGAAGTGACCGGAAAAGGTATTAGCGGTGTTGTTGACGGCATCCATATCAGGATTGGCTCGGTATCTTTTGTAGGCTATGAGGAAGATAACCTGATGCAGACCAATGTACATATTGCGATCAACCGCAATTATATGGGCAAATATGTTTTTGACAACCAATACCGCGAAGGGCTCAAGGAGCTTTTTGCCGAATTGCAGAAAAAATATTCGCTGAAGATACTCTCTGGCGATAATGCCGGCGAAAGGCATGTGCTTGAACAGCTACTGCCGGAAGGTACCGAATTCCATTTCAACCAAAAACCGGAGCAGAAGCTGGCCTTTATTGAAAACCTCCAGAAAAAGGGAAGCAGTGTAATGATGATAGGCGACGGGCTTAACGATGCCGGGGCACTGGCTCAAAGTAACGTAGGCATTGCCATATCAGAAAATGTGAATGTATTCTCGCCCGCCTGCGATGGTATCCTGGACGCGTCACAATTCCGGAGGCTTGGCTATTTTATGCGGCTTTCCAAACGTACGATAAGGACTATCCGGATGAGCTTTGGGCTATCGTTGCTCTACAATGTGGTGGGATTGTCCTTTGCGGTTACAGGCAGGCTGATGCCGCTTACTGCCGCTATCATCATGCCGCTGAGCACCATAACCATTATAAGCTTTGTAACGCTGATGAGCAATTATTATGCACGAAGGAAATAG